The Streptomyces noursei ATCC 11455 sequence GGCGATGCGGGTCAGTCTCGGTGAGAAGCCGATGCGCACCCCGATGGGCACCCAGACGAGGGTGGCCGCCACCACGACCACGATCACTCTGGTCAGCGTCGCCAGGCCCAGCAGCAACGGTTCCCCGAAGACCCCCAGCCCGCTCCGATCGCGGAGATAGCCCAGGAGGTCGGCCAGCCCCCACAGGATCAGGCCGCCCGCGACGACGGCGAACGCGATGTCGCCGGCACGCCGGTGACGCGGGGAGACGGTCAGGGGCCGGTCGTCGACGCCGAAGATCCGCCCCGCCCGGGCCAGGCCGCGCCCGAGCGGGCGCAGCAGGCGTCCGAGCAGGTGGGGCCAGTGCGAGCGGCGCAGGAAGTCCAGGACGACGCTGCGCTGGATCTCGCTGGCCTCGGACTGCTCGTACTTGAACTTCTCGATCCAGGCGGTCAGCGGTCGCCAGAAGAAGAAGTTGACCCCGACGACCATCACGGTCATGGCCAAGATGGCCCAGCCGACCTTGCCGAGGTCGCCGTCGATGATGGCCGCGCCCGCGTAGGAGCCGATGCCGGGGAGCGCGAAGTTCTTGTTGCCGACGCTGATGGCCTCGGAGGCGACGAGGAAGAACCAGCCGCCGCCGAAGCTCATCATCCCGTTCCACACCAGCCCGATGGCCCCGGCCGGCAGCTCGACCTTCCAGAAGCGCATCCACCGCGTGAAGCGGAACGAGCGGGAGAGCTCGTCCAGTTCGCGGGGGAGCGAGGTCAGCGAGTGGTAGAACCCGAAGGTCATGTTCCATGCCTGCGAGGTGAAGATCGCGAAGATCGACGCACACTCCAGACCCAGCATCGAGCCGGGGAACAGGGCGACGAATCCGGCCACCGCCACGGTGAGGAAGCCGAGCACCGGCACGGACTGGAGGATGTCCAGAGCCGGGATCAGGATCCGTTCCAGGCGCCTGCTACGGGCGGCTGCCAGGGCGTAGACGAAGGTGAAGACGGTGGAGAGGGTGAGCGCGATGAACATCCGCAGCAGACTGCGCGCGGCGTAGTAGGGCAGCTGCCAGGGGTCGGTGTCGATCTTGGCGGAC is a genomic window containing:
- a CDS encoding ABC transporter permease, encoding MSSFRTSPAVSRKSLPSRLAGRMSRMTWVDIAVAAAVLVLLYMTVRVGQGTTVRFSTSQSAKIDTDPWQLPYYAARSLLRMFIALTLSTVFTFVYALAAARSRRLERILIPALDILQSVPVLGFLTVAVAGFVALFPGSMLGLECASIFAIFTSQAWNMTFGFYHSLTSLPRELDELSRSFRFTRWMRFWKVELPAGAIGLVWNGMMSFGGGWFFLVASEAISVGNKNFALPGIGSYAGAAIIDGDLGKVGWAILAMTVMVVGVNFFFWRPLTAWIEKFKYEQSEASEIQRSVVLDFLRRSHWPHLLGRLLRPLGRGLARAGRIFGVDDRPLTVSPRHRRAGDIAFAVVAGGLILWGLADLLGYLRDRSGLGVFGEPLLLGLATLTRVIVVVVAATLVWVPIGVRIGFSPRLTRIAQPLVLVLASFPANFLFPLAVWFFLRTGLSLDVGGVLLMALGAQWYILFNTIAGAMSIPTDLREAMDDLGVRGWQRWRRLILPGIFPSYVTGGITASGGAWNASIVSEIVPFGTTTLTATGLGAYISHATADGNYPHLLAGVAVMSLYVVGLNRLFWRRLHRLAETRYTT